One part of the Treponema sp. OMZ 787 genome encodes these proteins:
- a CDS encoding CHASE2 domain-containing protein, translated as MVEKEKSKSAFAVFLQNNLNFIIAIIVFLIFTAFSFIKLGRNIENQVYDAMLRLKPEIEEKSEVLLLNVDDFSIEQVGSWPWSRDVLADVLIRLKEVGGKAAVFDIEYLSAGRAGANNTYVEHELPKQYSAVRQEFGEYIKEFSDAVASKNIPLSEVKTIGRDMSDYFQLRIEELSDSIKHNVFRDNDVYMGAAAGFFENSFLTINAVNINISSETKELKDFAYNNFLFTNIEDEAGLLKKETLANRKAANEEYGMAPAIMPILKYARGAGFPNVVIDEDGVRRRISLLTEYEGRYIGQLVFTPILHILEPEKIIRTGRRLILKNAKDPSDLEKRKDLIIPLDEDGNLLINWLKKRFADTDNPENGSFKSLSVYALTYADIMEKNLVSLLEAIKNLQIRTAEGYLSYHSAVTSLESEYSRLGEWKNELLNKNRQDFKEYFTARDSFFDNYSKFLSGDFDKEIIGLFAKIKEQSGSTEYDTIEAYAADLFTKAKEEYKNYSDHINYIKGFCNNAFAIIGYSGVGTSDLGVNPFWKSYPNVGTHANIYNTIMNEDFITPLPKWVSIILAFAIAIFTAFILKKVERGFIKVLVGIVLLSLTLSLGILLFVFGKIYLQLFLPVVTVVISFIVILLLNFIFSEKEKGFLRKAFGVYLSDDVVNEIISDPDKLTLGGEQKRITALFTDIKSFSTLSEKITPEHLVSVLNVYLTQMSDLILQEKGTIDKYIGDAIVSFFGAPTDLPDHAYRACLAAIRMKQAEADLNKQLYDAGDIPMPIFTRIGINTGEMVVGNMGTEKKMNYTIMGNDVNLAARLEGVNKKYGTWILASESTWNETNDAFLGRRLDRVRVVGINTPVQLYNVMAVKSEADSEMIRLVGIFENAIDFYRQREYQKALNLFNKCLEVAPDDEPSKMYVERMNMLLADTETASTHSDIVNMTSK; from the coding sequence ATGGTCGAAAAAGAAAAGAGTAAATCGGCATTTGCAGTTTTTTTGCAAAATAATCTTAATTTTATAATAGCAATAATTGTGTTTTTAATTTTTACGGCCTTCAGCTTTATTAAATTAGGAAGAAATATTGAAAACCAAGTCTACGATGCAATGTTAAGACTTAAACCTGAAATCGAAGAAAAAAGCGAAGTTCTCCTTTTAAATGTAGACGATTTTTCCATAGAGCAAGTAGGTTCCTGGCCTTGGTCGAGGGATGTCTTAGCCGATGTTTTAATTCGCTTAAAGGAGGTCGGCGGCAAGGCTGCCGTTTTCGATATTGAATATCTGTCCGCAGGAAGGGCAGGTGCAAACAACACTTATGTAGAACACGAACTGCCTAAGCAATATTCGGCTGTGCGTCAGGAATTCGGAGAATATATAAAAGAATTTTCGGATGCCGTCGCAAGCAAAAACATTCCGCTTTCTGAAGTAAAAACAATAGGAAGGGATATGTCCGACTATTTTCAATTAAGGATTGAAGAGCTTTCCGATTCAATTAAACATAATGTTTTTAGGGATAATGATGTTTATATGGGGGCTGCAGCCGGTTTTTTTGAAAATTCTTTTTTAACCATAAACGCAGTAAACATAAACATAAGCAGCGAAACAAAGGAACTAAAAGACTTTGCCTATAATAATTTCTTGTTTACAAATATCGAAGATGAGGCAGGTCTTTTAAAAAAAGAAACATTGGCAAACCGCAAGGCAGCAAATGAAGAGTACGGTATGGCACCGGCTATTATGCCGATACTCAAATATGCAAGAGGGGCGGGATTTCCTAATGTAGTTATAGACGAGGACGGTGTACGCCGCCGCATTTCTCTTTTAACTGAATATGAAGGCAGGTACATAGGCCAGCTGGTTTTTACTCCAATCCTTCACATCCTTGAGCCGGAAAAAATTATCCGTACGGGAAGACGCCTGATTTTGAAAAATGCCAAGGATCCGTCCGATTTGGAAAAAAGAAAGGATCTTATAATCCCTCTTGATGAGGATGGAAACCTTTTAATCAATTGGCTAAAAAAACGCTTTGCCGACACCGACAACCCCGAAAACGGCAGTTTTAAAAGTCTATCGGTTTATGCCCTTACCTATGCCGACATAATGGAAAAGAATTTAGTTTCACTTTTGGAAGCCATAAAAAATTTGCAAATCAGAACTGCTGAAGGATACCTGTCTTATCATAGTGCAGTTACTTCTTTAGAAAGTGAATATTCAAGACTAGGTGAATGGAAGAATGAGTTACTAAATAAAAACAGGCAAGACTTTAAAGAATACTTTACAGCCCGGGACTCTTTTTTTGATAATTACAGCAAATTTTTAAGCGGAGATTTCGATAAGGAAATCATCGGACTTTTTGCAAAGATAAAAGAACAAAGCGGCTCTACCGAATACGATACGATAGAAGCCTATGCTGCAGACCTTTTTACAAAGGCAAAAGAAGAATATAAAAACTATTCCGATCATATAAACTATATCAAAGGTTTTTGTAACAATGCCTTTGCAATTATAGGATATAGCGGTGTAGGAACATCTGATTTGGGTGTTAACCCCTTTTGGAAGTCATATCCCAATGTAGGTACCCATGCCAATATTTACAACACAATCATGAATGAGGATTTTATAACTCCTCTTCCAAAATGGGTTTCAATTATCCTTGCTTTTGCAATTGCAATATTTACAGCCTTTATTCTAAAAAAAGTAGAAAGAGGTTTTATCAAGGTACTTGTCGGAATCGTCTTATTAAGCTTAACTCTTTCTTTAGGAATTCTTTTATTCGTATTCGGCAAGATATACCTCCAGCTCTTTCTTCCGGTTGTAACGGTGGTTATCAGCTTTATAGTAATCCTCTTACTTAACTTTATTTTCAGTGAAAAAGAAAAAGGTTTTTTAAGAAAAGCTTTCGGTGTTTATCTTTCGGACGATGTTGTAAACGAAATTATTTCCGACCCCGACAAACTCACTCTTGGCGGAGAACAAAAAAGAATTACGGCTCTGTTCACCGACATAAAATCCTTCTCTACCCTTTCGGAAAAAATTACGCCTGAACACTTGGTTTCCGTTTTAAATGTTTACCTCACTCAAATGAGTGATTTAATTTTACAAGAAAAAGGCACAATCGACAAATACATAGGAGATGCTATAGTTTCATTCTTCGGAGCTCCTACAGATTTACCCGATCATGCTTACAGGGCCTGTCTTGCCGCAATAAGGATGAAGCAGGCAGAGGCCGACCTCAACAAACAACTCTACGATGCAGGCGATATTCCAATGCCGATCTTTACACGAATAGGAATAAACACCGGAGAAATGGTTGTCGGCAACATGGGCACAGAAAAAAAGATGAACTACACTATCATGGGAAATGATGTAAACCTTGCAGCCCGTCTTGAAGGTGTAAACAAAAAATACGGCACATGGATATTGGCATCCGAATCTACATGGAACGAAACTAATGATGCTTTCTTAGGCCGCCGCCTCGACCGCGTAAGGGTTGTAGGTATCAATACTCCGGTTCAGCTTTACAATGTTATGGCAGTAAAATCGGAAGCCGATTCCGAAATGATAAGGCTTGTAGGCATATTTGAAAATGCAATAGATTTTTACAGACAAAGGGAATATCAAAAAGCCCTTAACCTTTTTAACAAGTGTTTGGAAGTCGCCCCGGATGATGAGCCTTCAAAGATGTATGTTGAAAGAATGAATATGCTTCTTGCAGATACTGAAACAGCCTCAACTCACAGCGACATTGTAAACATGACAAGTAAATAA